Below is a genomic region from Phycobacter azelaicus.
GGGGGGCGTCCCTAAAGAACTGGATGAAACCGCCTATGTGGATGGCTACTCCTTCCCGCGCTTCTTTGCGGTGATCTTCATCCCCTCGATCAAAGCCGGGGTCGGCGTTGCAGCCTTCTTCTGCTTCATGTTTTCCTGGGTGGAACTGCTGCTGGCCAAGACACTCACAGCCGTGGCGGCCAAACCCATCGCCGCAACCATGACCAAGACCGCCTCCAGTGCAGGGTACGAACTGGGCCTTCTGGCGGCTGCGGGCACACTTACAATCATTCCGGGCGCCATCGTGATCTGGTTCGTCCGCAACTACATCGCAAAAGGCTTTGCGATGGGGAGGGTTTGACATGCTGTCATGGATGGCCTGGACCTGGCCAACGGCCTTGGTATTCATCGGTATCTTCTCTGCCATCGCGGTGCTAATCGTGCTGGAAATCCGCAACCCCGGCGGCGACATGCGCAAAGGTGTGCTGGGTCTCACCACCACACGCGGGGACCGGCTGTTCATCAGCCTGTTGGGCACGGCCTACATCTTCCTCGCCTGGCTGGGCCTTGTCGGCATGCCGCTCTGGACCCCGCTAGGCCTTGCCATTGCCTGGGGCGTATTCTGCTTCTGGAAGGTCTAACCCTAGCTAGCGGGTCAAGGGGGCCGCAGGCCCCGCCAAAGGCGGCTTGTCCATGACGCGCAATACCAACCAAAATTGAAACCGGCCTTGAGGGCACACCTGCCCCTCAAGGCCCTCTC
It encodes:
- a CDS encoding DUF2160 domain-containing protein translates to MLSWMAWTWPTALVFIGIFSAIAVLIVLEIRNPGGDMRKGVLGLTTTRGDRLFISLLGTAYIFLAWLGLVGMPLWTPLGLAIAWGVFCFWKV